In Methylobacterium aquaticum, the following are encoded in one genomic region:
- a CDS encoding PhzF family phenazine biosynthesis protein: protein MTVRFALVDVFHDGAFTGNPLAVVSGADLDTASMQAMTRWFNLSETAFLLPPTDPAADYRVRIFTLAHELPFAGHPTLGACHAWAALGGTPRQPGRIVQECGAGLVPIRQDGDRLAFAAPKLLREGPVDEATMRDILAVLRIDRARVVEARWADNGPGWVGVMLASAEEVLAVEPVRHHEGRIDIGLVGAHPPGAEVAWEIRTVFGDGTGALVEDPVTGSFNAAVAGWLRETGRATGSYVAAQGTRLGRRGRIFVDYDGADWIGGRTLTVAEGTIPDGALPRAAGL from the coding sequence ATGACCGTCCGCTTCGCCCTGGTCGACGTGTTCCACGACGGCGCCTTCACCGGTAACCCGCTCGCCGTGGTGAGCGGGGCCGATCTCGACACCGCGTCGATGCAGGCGATGACCCGCTGGTTCAACCTGTCGGAGACGGCCTTCCTGCTGCCCCCGACCGATCCGGCGGCGGATTACCGGGTGCGCATCTTCACCTTGGCGCACGAGCTTCCCTTCGCCGGCCACCCGACGCTCGGCGCCTGCCATGCTTGGGCGGCCCTCGGCGGCACGCCGCGGCAGCCCGGACGCATCGTCCAGGAATGCGGCGCCGGCCTCGTGCCGATCCGGCAGGACGGCGACCGCCTCGCCTTCGCGGCGCCGAAGCTGCTCCGCGAGGGGCCGGTGGACGAGGCGACGATGCGCGACATCCTGGCGGTTCTGCGCATCGACCGCGCGCGGGTCGTCGAGGCGCGCTGGGCCGATAACGGCCCCGGCTGGGTCGGGGTGATGCTCGCCTCCGCCGAGGAGGTCCTGGCGGTGGAGCCGGTCCGCCATCACGAGGGCCGGATCGATATCGGCCTCGTCGGCGCCCATCCGCCCGGCGCCGAGGTCGCCTGGGAGATCCGCACCGTGTTCGGCGACGGCACCGGCGCGCTCGTCGAGGATCCGGTGACCGGCAGCTTCAACGCAGCGGTCGCCGGCTGGCTCCGGGAGACCGGCCGTGCCACCGGCTCCTACGTCGCCGCCCAGGGCACGCGGCTCGGGCGCCGCGGCCGGATCTTCGTCGATTACGACGGCGCCGACTGGATCGGCGGCCGCACCCTCACGGTGGCGGAGGGCACCATCCCCGACGGGGCCCTGCCGCGCGCCGCCGGCCTCTGA
- a CDS encoding malonate--CoA ligase, translating to MSNHFFDIVRSRLPADPAAKVFLETPEGLRWSYADLIAESGRYAAALVGLGVAPGDRVAVQVEKSPAVIALYLGCVRAGAVFLPLNTGYTPSEIAYFLGDAEPSLFVCDPGKRDALKVVAEQAGVAQVGTLDARGEGTMASEAAGQTGDFADVPRASDDLAAILYTSGTTGRSKGAMLTHDNLSSNALTLVEYWRFTDEDVLIHALPVFHTHGLFVATNTVLMSGAAMIFLAKLDPPLILSLMGRATALMGVPTFYTRLLKEPGLTREASAGMRLFVSGSAPLLAETHREWQERTGHAILERYGMTETNMSTSNPYDGDRVAGTVGFPLPGVSLRVVDPENGRPMAADQVGMIEVRGPNVFKGYWRMPEKTAAEFKADGFFITGDLGKVDERGYVHIVGRGKDLIITGGFNVYPKEVETEIDGLPGVLESAVIGVPHPDFGEGVTAVVVPRGAEAPSEAAILSALEGRLAKFKLPKRVIIADELPRNTMGKVQKNLLRETHKGLYEG from the coding sequence ATGTCCAACCACTTCTTCGACATCGTCCGCTCCCGCCTCCCCGCCGACCCGGCGGCCAAGGTCTTCCTCGAAACCCCCGAGGGCCTGCGCTGGAGCTACGCGGATCTGATCGCCGAATCCGGCCGCTACGCCGCGGCGCTGGTCGGTCTCGGCGTCGCGCCCGGCGACCGGGTGGCGGTGCAGGTCGAGAAGAGCCCGGCGGTGATCGCGCTCTATCTCGGCTGCGTGCGGGCCGGCGCCGTGTTCCTGCCGCTCAATACCGGCTACACGCCCTCCGAGATCGCCTACTTCCTCGGCGATGCCGAGCCGTCGCTGTTCGTCTGCGATCCGGGCAAGCGCGATGCCCTCAAGGTCGTGGCGGAGCAGGCCGGCGTCGCCCAGGTCGGCACCCTCGACGCCAGGGGCGAGGGCACCATGGCGTCCGAGGCCGCGGGCCAGACCGGCGACTTCGCCGATGTCCCCCGCGCGTCCGACGATCTCGCGGCGATCCTCTACACCTCGGGCACCACCGGGCGCTCGAAGGGCGCGATGCTGACCCACGACAACCTGTCGTCGAACGCCCTCACCCTGGTCGAGTACTGGCGCTTCACCGACGAGGACGTGCTGATCCACGCGCTGCCGGTGTTCCACACCCACGGCCTGTTCGTCGCCACCAACACGGTGCTGATGTCGGGCGCCGCGATGATCTTCTTAGCCAAGCTCGATCCGCCGCTGATCCTGTCGCTGATGGGCCGGGCCACCGCGTTGATGGGCGTGCCGACCTTCTACACCCGCCTGCTCAAGGAGCCGGGCCTGACCCGGGAGGCGAGCGCCGGGATGCGCCTGTTCGTCTCCGGCTCGGCGCCCTTGCTCGCCGAGACCCATCGCGAGTGGCAGGAGCGGACCGGCCACGCGATCCTCGAGCGCTACGGCATGACCGAGACCAACATGAGCACGTCGAACCCCTATGACGGCGACCGGGTCGCCGGCACGGTCGGGTTCCCGCTGCCGGGCGTGTCGCTGCGGGTGGTCGATCCGGAGAATGGCCGGCCCATGGCGGCGGATCAGGTCGGGATGATCGAGGTGCGCGGGCCCAACGTGTTCAAGGGCTACTGGCGCATGCCGGAGAAGACCGCCGCCGAGTTCAAGGCCGACGGCTTCTTCATCACCGGCGATCTCGGCAAGGTCGACGAGCGCGGCTACGTCCACATCGTCGGCCGCGGCAAGGACCTGATCATCACCGGCGGCTTCAACGTCTACCCGAAGGAGGTCGAGACCGAGATCGACGGGCTGCCCGGCGTGCTGGAATCGGCGGTGATCGGGGTGCCGCACCCGGATTTCGGCGAGGGTGTCACCGCCGTGGTGGTGCCCCGCGGCGCGGAGGCGCCGAGCGAGGCCGCCATCCTCTCGGCGCTGGAGGGCCGTCTCGCCAAGTTCAAGCTGCCCAAGCGCGTCATCATCGCCGACGAGCTGCCGCGCAACACCATGGGCAAGGTGCAGAAGAACCTGCTGCGCGAGACGCATAAGGGGTTGTACGAGGGCTGA
- a CDS encoding malonyl-CoA decarboxylase: protein MAAISFLGDLLQSISDRGRGLIAFGRDDPAKASVADVVKLCEDLISRRGEASGVALARIILDRYDSFSGPDRHEFLRRIALDFGADHAAVESAIAAYGKAPSRAALGRLHEAAEPRSQELIRRLNLARDGTIALVRMREDLFSVRDAARKADKPDPALAEAVDSLDSDFEHLFASWFNRGFLVLRRIDWTTPAHILEKIIRYEAVHAISGWDDLRRRIEPPDRRCFAFFHPALLDEPLIFVEVALTTGIAAAIDPILAHERQHTATREATTAIFYSISNCQKGLAGITFGNFLIKQVVEDLCREMPALKTFVTLSPVPTFRIWLDRERRSDAPQGLTREDVETLRALDQPDWHADKAKADAVKKALLPAAAYYFLRAKTARGKPVDPVARFHLGNGARLERLNFLGDVSPKGLSQGYGLMVNYLYDLAAIEKNHETYANLGTVSASLTVNRELRQNLPPARAVALAEA from the coding sequence ATGGCGGCGATCTCGTTCCTCGGCGACCTCCTCCAGAGCATCTCGGACCGGGGCCGCGGCCTGATCGCCTTCGGCCGCGACGACCCGGCCAAGGCCAGCGTCGCCGACGTGGTCAAGCTCTGCGAGGACCTGATCTCGCGGCGCGGCGAGGCCTCGGGGGTGGCGCTCGCCCGCATCATCCTCGACCGCTACGACAGCTTCTCCGGGCCGGACCGCCACGAGTTCCTGCGCCGCATCGCCCTCGACTTCGGGGCCGACCACGCGGCGGTGGAGAGCGCCATCGCCGCCTACGGCAAGGCGCCGTCCCGGGCGGCGCTCGGCCGGCTGCACGAGGCGGCCGAGCCGCGCTCGCAGGAGCTGATCCGCCGCCTCAACCTCGCCCGCGACGGCACGATCGCGCTGGTACGGATGCGCGAGGACCTGTTCTCGGTGCGCGATGCCGCCCGCAAGGCCGACAAGCCGGATCCGGCGCTGGCGGAGGCCGTCGACAGCCTCGATTCCGATTTCGAGCACCTGTTCGCGTCGTGGTTCAACCGCGGCTTCCTGGTCCTGCGCCGGATCGACTGGACCACGCCGGCCCACATCCTCGAAAAGATCATCCGCTACGAGGCGGTGCACGCGATCTCGGGCTGGGACGACCTGCGCCGGCGCATCGAGCCGCCGGACCGGCGCTGCTTCGCCTTCTTCCACCCGGCGCTCCTCGACGAGCCGCTGATCTTCGTCGAGGTCGCGCTGACCACCGGCATCGCGGCGGCGATCGACCCGATCCTCGCCCACGAGCGCCAGCACACCGCCACCCGCGAGGCGACGACCGCGATCTTCTACTCGATCTCGAACTGCCAGAAGGGGCTCGCCGGCATCACCTTCGGCAACTTCCTGATCAAGCAGGTGGTGGAGGACCTCTGCCGCGAGATGCCGGCGCTGAAGACCTTCGTCACCCTGTCGCCGGTGCCGACCTTCCGCATCTGGCTCGACCGCGAGCGCCGCTCCGACGCGCCGCAGGGCCTGACCCGCGAGGATGTCGAGACCCTGCGCGCCCTCGACCAGCCCGACTGGCACGCCGACAAGGCCAAGGCCGACGCGGTGAAGAAGGCGCTGCTGCCGGCTGCCGCCTATTACTTCCTGCGGGCGAAGACCGCCCGCGGCAAGCCGGTCGACCCGGTGGCGCGGTTCCATCTCGGCAACGGCGCGCGGCTGGAGCGCCTGAACTTCCTCGGCGACGTCTCGCCCAAGGGCCTGTCGCAGGGCTACGGGCTGATGGTGAACTACCTCTACGACCTCGCGGCGATCGAGAAGAACCACGAGACCTATGCCAATCTCGGCACCGTCTCGGCCTCGCTCACCGTCAACCGCGAGCTGCGCCAGAACCTGCCGCCGGCCCGCGCGGTGGCTTTGGCGGAGGCGTGA
- a CDS encoding TRAP transporter small permease: MSHAFDAASAGPEPERAAARPRLPGPLAAIDAAMGGLNRLILLLGGVALVAACLVLSYSVVIRYVLKVPTEWQDETAVFLIVGATFLSAAGVQARRGHVAIEALTGLLSPRVNRLRLLLADVVSLGFVAFFAWKSWTLLHEAWVDGQISQSTWGPPLWIPYSLMALGMTLLALQFLLQIAEAVARGPEAAGFADPKVGLGPDLERAKQHDKTESAR; encoded by the coding sequence GTGAGCCACGCCTTCGACGCGGCCTCCGCCGGGCCTGAGCCGGAACGCGCCGCGGCGCGGCCCCGGCTGCCCGGCCCGCTCGCGGCGATCGACGCCGCGATGGGGGGCCTGAACCGCCTGATCCTGCTTCTCGGCGGCGTCGCCCTCGTGGCCGCCTGCCTGGTGCTGAGCTACAGCGTCGTCATCCGCTACGTCCTGAAGGTCCCGACCGAGTGGCAGGACGAGACGGCGGTGTTCCTCATCGTCGGCGCCACCTTCCTGTCGGCGGCGGGCGTCCAGGCCCGGCGCGGCCACGTCGCCATCGAGGCGCTGACCGGGCTGCTCTCGCCGCGGGTCAACCGCCTGCGCCTGCTCCTTGCCGACGTGGTCAGCCTCGGCTTCGTGGCCTTCTTCGCCTGGAAGAGCTGGACCCTGCTGCACGAGGCCTGGGTCGACGGCCAGATCTCGCAATCGACCTGGGGCCCGCCGCTCTGGATCCCCTACTCGCTGATGGCGCTCGGCATGACGCTCCTGGCGCTGCAATTCCTGCTCCAGATCGCGGAAGCCGTCGCCCGCGGCCCCGAGGCCGCCGGCTTCGCCGATCCGAAGGTCGGGCTCGGCCCCGACCTCGAACGCGCCAAACAGCACGACAAGACGGAGTCCGCCCGATGA
- the dctP gene encoding TRAP transporter substrate-binding protein DctP — protein MAFTRRPLLSRRSILAAGLAAPALIGLGRAAQAATVLKLSHQFPGGTIDEGDFRDRMCRKFAAAVKERSKGAIEVQVYPGSSLMKTNAQFSAMRKGALDMSLYPLPYAGGEVPETNIGLMPALVTSYPQAMAWKTAPVGRKLTEILQAKNIVLVSWVWQAGGVASRDRALVRPEDAKGLKVRGGSREMDLMMKAAGAATLSLPSNESYAAMQTGACDAVITSSTSLISFRLEELSKSLTSGRGRSYWFMLEPIMMSKAIFDGLPKDQQDLIMAVGAELESFGQEGAQADDTRVEQIFSKAGAKVETLDEATLNRWRDIARDSAWKDYAAKSSSCAEMLKLAEAVA, from the coding sequence ATGGCCTTCACCCGCCGCCCTCTCTTGTCCCGTCGATCCATCTTGGCCGCCGGCCTCGCCGCCCCCGCCCTGATCGGCCTCGGGCGCGCCGCGCAGGCCGCCACGGTGCTGAAGCTCTCGCACCAGTTCCCGGGCGGCACGATCGACGAGGGGGATTTTCGCGACCGGATGTGCCGCAAGTTCGCGGCGGCCGTGAAGGAGCGCTCGAAGGGCGCCATCGAGGTCCAGGTCTATCCCGGCTCGTCGCTGATGAAGACGAACGCCCAGTTCAGCGCGATGCGCAAGGGCGCGCTCGACATGAGCCTCTACCCGCTGCCCTATGCCGGCGGCGAGGTGCCGGAGACCAATATCGGGCTGATGCCGGCGCTCGTGACCTCCTACCCCCAGGCGATGGCCTGGAAGACGGCGCCGGTCGGCCGCAAGCTCACCGAGATCCTCCAGGCGAAGAACATCGTTCTCGTCTCCTGGGTCTGGCAGGCCGGCGGCGTCGCGAGCCGCGACCGCGCCCTGGTGCGGCCGGAGGATGCCAAGGGCCTGAAGGTCCGCGGCGGCTCGCGCGAGATGGACCTGATGATGAAGGCGGCGGGTGCGGCCACCCTCAGCCTGCCGTCGAACGAATCCTACGCCGCGATGCAGACCGGTGCCTGCGACGCAGTCATCACCTCGTCGACCAGCCTGATCTCGTTCCGGCTCGAGGAGTTGTCGAAGTCGCTCACCTCGGGCCGTGGCCGCTCCTACTGGTTCATGCTCGAGCCGATCATGATGTCGAAGGCGATCTTCGACGGGCTGCCCAAGGACCAGCAGGACCTGATCATGGCGGTCGGCGCCGAGCTCGAATCCTTCGGGCAGGAGGGCGCGCAGGCCGACGACACCCGGGTCGAGCAGATCTTCTCCAAGGCCGGCGCCAAGGTCGAGACCCTCGACGAGGCGACGCTGAACCGCTGGCGCGACATCGCCCGCGACTCGGCCTGGAAGGACTACGCCGCGAAGTCGTCCTCCTGCGCCGAGATGCTGAAGCTCGCGGAGGCGGTCGCGTGA
- a CDS encoding GntR family transcriptional regulator, producing the protein MSHAQRLRQTIEDEIVDGVLRPGDRLDEVPLAARFGVSRTPIREALLQLAVTGLIEIKPRRGAVVSLPEPARLIEMFETMAELEAACGRLAARRLTDEHQRELTAALDACRAAAAAGEMAAYYAENAVFHAVIYRASRNGFLCEQAVGLSRRLAPFRRIQLRARNRLRQSLAEHEGAVEAILAGDESLAGERLRAHVLVQGDRFAELIRGLPGGSAAA; encoded by the coding sequence ATGAGTCACGCCCAGCGGCTGCGGCAGACGATCGAGGACGAGATCGTGGACGGGGTCCTGCGCCCCGGCGACCGGCTCGACGAGGTCCCGCTCGCCGCCCGCTTCGGGGTCTCGCGCACGCCGATCCGCGAGGCCCTGCTGCAACTCGCGGTCACCGGCCTGATCGAGATCAAGCCGCGGCGCGGCGCGGTGGTGAGCCTGCCCGAGCCGGCGCGGCTGATCGAGATGTTCGAGACCATGGCCGAGCTGGAAGCCGCCTGCGGCCGTCTCGCGGCGCGCAGGCTGACCGACGAGCATCAGCGCGAACTCACCGCGGCACTCGATGCCTGCCGGGCGGCGGCGGCAGCCGGCGAGATGGCGGCCTATTACGCCGAGAACGCAGTGTTTCACGCAGTGATCTACCGGGCCTCGCGCAACGGCTTCCTGTGCGAGCAGGCCGTGGGCTTGAGCCGGCGCCTGGCGCCGTTCCGGCGCATCCAGCTGCGCGCCCGCAACCGGCTGCGCCAGTCGCTGGCCGAGCACGAGGGGGCGGTGGAGGCGATCCTGGCCGGCGACGAGTCGCTGGCCGGCGAGCGCCTGCGCGCCCACGTTCTGGTGCAGGGCGACCGCTTCGCCGAGCTGATCCGCGGCCTGCCGGGCGGCAGCGCGGCGGCGTGA
- a CDS encoding YihY/virulence factor BrkB family protein, producing the protein MPPEPRSGPASSGVTSTLWTVFLGLALVRLVTARRAEGVTDAAPDPTRHLGGGAKSYSGRPAQWVADTEVDRGRKAETPTEIPAKGWKDVLYRVYLEYQKDRVLSVAAGVTFYTLLAIFPAVAALVSLYGLFTDPSTINDHLSLLQGVLPSGALEIIGDQVKRITAKGGTTLGITFFTSLAISLWSANAGMKAMFDALNIVYEEQEKRSFVQLNLRSLTFTVGALVFVILAIGCIVVLPVALNFIGYFGIRISPTAWYIALLRWPALLAVMLFALALLYRYGPSRDLPRWRWVTPGSLTAGVVWLAASIGFSWYVAHFGSYNETYGSLGAAIGFMTWIWISSTIVLLGGEINAELEHQTARDTTVGPEEPMGTRRARMADTVGAPA; encoded by the coding sequence ATGCCGCCCGAACCCCGCTCCGGTCCCGCCTCGTCCGGCGTGACCTCGACCCTCTGGACCGTGTTCCTCGGCCTCGCGCTCGTCCGCCTCGTCACGGCGCGGCGGGCCGAGGGCGTGACGGATGCGGCGCCGGACCCGACCCGGCATCTCGGCGGCGGCGCCAAGTCGTATTCCGGCCGTCCGGCGCAATGGGTCGCCGACACCGAGGTCGACCGCGGGCGCAAGGCCGAGACGCCGACGGAGATCCCGGCCAAGGGCTGGAAGGACGTGCTCTACCGCGTCTATCTCGAATACCAGAAGGACCGGGTGCTGTCGGTGGCGGCCGGCGTCACCTTCTACACCCTGCTGGCGATCTTCCCGGCGGTGGCGGCGCTCGTCTCGCTCTACGGGCTGTTCACCGATCCGAGCACCATCAACGACCACCTGTCCCTGCTCCAGGGCGTGCTGCCCTCGGGGGCGCTCGAGATCATCGGCGACCAGGTCAAGCGCATCACCGCCAAGGGCGGCACGACACTCGGCATCACCTTCTTCACCAGCCTCGCGATCTCGCTGTGGAGCGCCAATGCCGGCATGAAGGCGATGTTCGACGCGCTCAACATCGTCTACGAGGAGCAGGAGAAGCGCAGCTTCGTCCAGCTCAACCTGCGCTCTCTCACCTTCACCGTCGGCGCGCTGGTGTTCGTCATCCTGGCGATCGGTTGCATCGTGGTGCTGCCGGTGGCGCTGAACTTCATCGGCTATTTCGGGATCCGGATCAGCCCGACGGCGTGGTACATCGCGCTCCTGCGCTGGCCGGCCCTGCTCGCCGTCATGCTCTTCGCCCTGGCGCTTCTCTACCGCTACGGCCCGAGCCGCGACCTGCCGCGCTGGCGCTGGGTGACGCCGGGCAGCCTCACCGCCGGGGTGGTGTGGCTCGCCGCCTCGATCGGCTTCTCCTGGTACGTCGCGCATTTCGGCAGCTACAACGAGACCTACGGGTCGCTCGGCGCCGCGATCGGCTTCATGACCTGGATCTGGATCTCGTCGACGATCGTGCTGCTCGGCGGCGAGATCAATGCCGAGCTGGAGCACCAGACCGCCCGCGACACCACCGTGGGGCCCGAGGAGCCGATGGGCACCCGGCGCGCCCGGATGGCCGATACCGTCGGCGCTCCCGCGTGA
- the msrB gene encoding peptide-methionine (R)-S-oxide reductase MsrB, protein MAANETGTAETRTEAEWRRNLTPEQYRVLREHGTERAGTSPLNHEKRTGTFACAGCGQPLFDSATKYESGSGWPSFYAPLDGAVETQTDRSFFMTRTEVHCARCQGHLGHVFDDGPAPTGLRYCMNGAAMAFEPEG, encoded by the coding sequence ATGGCCGCCAACGAGACCGGCACCGCCGAGACCCGCACCGAAGCGGAGTGGCGCCGGAACCTGACACCGGAGCAATACCGCGTGCTGCGCGAGCACGGCACGGAACGGGCCGGGACCAGCCCGCTCAACCACGAGAAGCGCACCGGCACCTTCGCCTGCGCCGGCTGCGGCCAGCCGCTGTTCGATTCCGCCACCAAGTACGAATCCGGCTCGGGCTGGCCGAGCTTCTATGCGCCGCTGGACGGCGCGGTCGAAACGCAGACCGACCGCTCGTTCTTCATGACCCGCACCGAGGTGCATTGCGCCCGCTGCCAGGGCCATCTCGGCCACGTCTTCGACGACGGCCCGGCCCCGACGGGCCTGCGCTACTGCATGAACGGGGCGGCGATGGCGTTCGAGCCGGAGGGGTGA
- a CDS encoding SPL family radical SAM protein, which yields MTLHDPAPARAARLWRPRRVVVTAAAREHAHGRAIMARAESLGLPVEALPGNRLTGLRHPDPRRAYIEAKNTLAVVVAPPTKLKLQPIPPSADWRVDLAEGCPAHCQYCYLAGSLSGPPVTRVYANLPEILANLAGYLGEGSVTSASAERAQEGTTFEASCYTDPLGIEHLTGSLSAAIRHFGAWDAPVGLRATTKFAAVAPLLDLDHRRRTRLRFSVNAAAAARYEGGTAPLRERLAAMGAVARAGYPVGLTVAPIMPVPDWRAAYAALFAQAADALDGVEDLDLTAELITHRFTPGSKEVLEGWYPGSDLPMREDERSRKLTKFGSVKYMFPAELMREMRGQITRDLAERLPAARMLYWT from the coding sequence ATGACCCTCCACGATCCCGCCCCCGCCCGCGCGGCCCGCCTCTGGCGCCCGCGCCGGGTCGTCGTCACCGCCGCGGCGCGGGAGCACGCCCATGGGCGGGCGATCATGGCGCGGGCGGAGTCCCTCGGCCTCCCGGTCGAGGCGCTGCCCGGCAACCGCCTCACGGGGTTGCGCCACCCGGACCCGCGCCGGGCCTATATCGAGGCGAAGAACACCCTCGCGGTGGTCGTCGCGCCGCCGACCAAGCTGAAGCTGCAGCCGATCCCGCCGAGCGCCGATTGGCGCGTCGACCTCGCCGAGGGCTGCCCGGCCCATTGCCAGTACTGCTACCTCGCCGGCTCGCTGTCGGGGCCGCCGGTGACCCGCGTCTACGCCAACCTGCCCGAGATCCTGGCCAATCTCGCCGGTTACCTCGGCGAGGGCAGCGTCACCTCGGCGAGTGCCGAGCGCGCCCAGGAGGGCACCACCTTCGAGGCGTCCTGCTACACCGATCCCCTCGGGATCGAGCACCTGACCGGCTCGCTGTCCGCGGCGATCCGGCATTTCGGCGCCTGGGACGCCCCGGTCGGCTTACGCGCCACCACCAAGTTCGCCGCGGTCGCGCCGCTCCTCGACCTGGATCATCGGCGCCGCACGCGGCTGCGCTTCTCGGTCAACGCCGCGGCCGCCGCCCGCTACGAGGGCGGCACCGCCCCCTTGCGCGAACGCCTCGCCGCGATGGGGGCGGTCGCCCGGGCCGGCTATCCGGTCGGGCTCACGGTCGCGCCAATCATGCCGGTGCCGGACTGGCGCGCGGCCTATGCCGCCCTGTTCGCGCAGGCGGCCGACGCGCTCGACGGCGTCGAGGATCTCGACCTCACGGCGGAACTCATCACCCACCGCTTCACCCCCGGCTCGAAGGAGGTGCTGGAGGGCTGGTATCCGGGTTCCGATCTGCCGATGCGGGAGGACGAGCGCAGCCGCAAGCTCACCAAGTTCGGCTCGGTGAAGTACATGTTTCCCGCCGAACTGATGCGGGAGATGCGAGGGCAGATCACGCGGGATTTGGCGGAGCGGCTGCCGGCGGCGCGAATGCTTTACTGGACTTAA
- a CDS encoding TIGR02301 family protein — translation MRRAIILAACLVAALPALAQQAKPKAPAKPPEKETPAPPPPVDTPAPYDRDLLRLSEIIGALSFLRELCGNPDAPEWPARMKALLDAEGTSPGRRDRLAGAYNRGYGGYAVTYRVCTPSAGEAATRYIAEGERLSVALAGRFGG, via the coding sequence ATGAGACGCGCCATCATCCTGGCCGCCTGCCTCGTCGCAGCGCTGCCGGCCCTCGCGCAGCAGGCCAAGCCGAAGGCGCCGGCAAAGCCGCCCGAGAAGGAGACCCCCGCCCCGCCCCCGCCCGTCGACACGCCGGCTCCCTACGATCGCGACCTCCTGCGCCTGTCGGAGATCATCGGCGCCCTGAGTTTCCTGCGCGAGCTGTGCGGCAATCCCGACGCGCCGGAATGGCCCGCCCGGATGAAGGCCCTGCTCGATGCCGAGGGCACCAGCCCGGGCCGGCGCGACCGCCTCGCCGGGGCCTATAACCGCGGCTATGGCGGCTACGCCGTGACCTACCGGGTCTGCACGCCCTCCGCGGGCGAAGCCGCCACCCGCTACATCGCCGAGGGCGAGCGCCTGTCGGTCGCACTCGCGGGCCGGTTCGGAGGTTAA
- a CDS encoding NUDIX hydrolase: MSAGSEEPAWRRRYPVRPFIAASAAVVRDGRVLLAARGQEPMRGIYTLPGGQVEAGETLAEAALRELHEEVGVVAEVAAGLTPLEVIERDADGVVLHHFVIHPHAARWLSGEPTTGPEALDLRWVTAEEAHALPTTKGLHGVIAQALAVIGDGA; this comes from the coding sequence GTGAGTGCCGGATCAGAGGAGCCAGCCTGGCGCCGCCGCTATCCCGTCCGTCCCTTCATCGCCGCATCCGCGGCTGTAGTGCGTGACGGCCGGGTGCTTCTCGCCGCCCGCGGCCAGGAGCCGATGCGCGGGATCTACACCCTGCCGGGCGGCCAGGTCGAGGCGGGCGAGACCCTGGCCGAGGCGGCCCTGCGCGAGCTGCACGAGGAGGTCGGGGTGGTGGCCGAGGTGGCAGCCGGGCTGACGCCGCTGGAGGTGATCGAGCGCGATGCCGACGGCGTGGTTCTGCACCATTTCGTGATCCATCCCCACGCCGCCCGCTGGCTTTCCGGGGAGCCGACCACCGGGCCGGAAGCCCTGGACCTGCGCTGGGTCACGGCCGAGGAGGCGCACGCCCTGCCGACCACCAAGGGTCTGCACGGGGTGATCGCCCAAGCCCTCGCGGTCATCGGGGACGGGGCATGA
- a CDS encoding SDR family NAD(P)-dependent oxidoreductase — translation MLLTGASRGIGHATVKRFSAAGWRVITCSRHPFPENCPWEMGPEDHLQVDLADPEDTVRAVKEVAGRLEAEGGLLHALVNNAGISPKGAGGARLGAIGTPFSDWQRVFQVNFFAPILLARGLCDELTRARGSIVNVTSIAGSRVHPFAGAAYATSKAALAGLTREMASDFGPLGVRVNAISPGEIDTSILSPGTDKLVAQIPQRRLGTPDEVAKAIYFLCTEASSYVNGAELHINGGQHV, via the coding sequence ATGCTGCTCACCGGCGCGAGCCGGGGCATCGGCCATGCCACCGTGAAGCGCTTCTCGGCGGCGGGCTGGCGCGTCATCACCTGCTCGCGCCATCCCTTCCCGGAGAACTGCCCGTGGGAGATGGGGCCCGAGGACCATCTTCAGGTCGACCTCGCCGATCCGGAGGACACGGTCCGCGCCGTCAAGGAGGTCGCCGGGCGGCTCGAGGCCGAGGGCGGGCTGCTGCACGCGCTCGTCAACAATGCCGGCATCTCGCCGAAGGGGGCCGGCGGCGCGCGGCTGGGCGCCATCGGCACCCCGTTCTCCGACTGGCAGCGGGTGTTCCAGGTCAATTTCTTCGCACCCATCCTGCTCGCCCGCGGCCTGTGCGACGAGCTGACCCGGGCGCGCGGCTCGATCGTCAACGTGACGTCGATCGCGGGCTCGCGGGTCCACCCCTTCGCGGGGGCGGCCTACGCCACCTCCAAGGCGGCGCTCGCCGGACTGACCCGCGAGATGGCGTCGGATTTCGGGCCGCTGGGCGTGCGGGTGAACGCGATCTCGCCGGGCGAGATCGACACCTCGATCCTGTCGCCGGGCACCGACAAGCTGGTGGCGCAGATCCCGCAGCGCCGCCTCGGCACGCCGGACGAGGTCGCCAAGGCGATCTACTTCCTCTGCACCGAGGCCTCGTCCTACGTGAACGGTGCGGAACTGCACATCAACGGCGGCCAGCATGTCTGA